One stretch of Euphorbia lathyris chromosome 7, ddEupLath1.1, whole genome shotgun sequence DNA includes these proteins:
- the LOC136200629 gene encoding methyl-CpG-binding domain-containing protein 2 — translation MQSHPINPSVSVKKEPNIGISSSFSGFLDGKIQQPIEVSSSSEDESPETKDLDDQSAGDSSKQLVLYDPVANGASEIQPFVQPIRHEPQTVSRCPGFNMPPRVLPSVGAFSVQCAKCFKWRLIPTKEKYEAIREHILEQPFFCETASEWRPDISCDVPADIYQDDSRLWAIDKPNIAQPPRGWQRLLRIRGEGSTRFADVYYQAPSGKRLRSMVEVQKYLTDHPEYQEDGVTISRFSFQIPKPLQENYVRKRQANQTTLPLEGEAPSPLSWASPDECTTLQLGRSILPPPPSFHIPISPPFDQSAEKRARRSLS, via the exons ATGCAGTCACATCCTATTAATCCTTCGGTGTCGGTGAAGAAGGAACCAAATATCGGCATTAGTTCAAGTTTTAGTGGTTTCCTAGATGGAAAAATTCAGCAGCCAATCgaagtttcttcttcatctgaGGATGAATCCCCGGAAACAAAGGATTTAGATGATCAATCTGCTGGAGATTCCTCTAAGCAGTTGGTACTTTATGATCCGGTGGCTAATGGTGCCAGTGAAATTCAACCTTTTGTTCAACCAATCCGGCATGAACCCCAAACAGTTTCGAGATGCCCAGGTTTCAATATGCCTCCTAGAGTCTTGCCATCTGTTGGGGCTTTTTCTGTTCAGTGTGCCAAATGTTTTAAATGGAGACTCAtcccaacaaaagaaaaatacgaAGCAATACGTGAACATATTCTAGAGCAGCCTTTCTTTTGCGAAACTGCTAGCGAGTGGCGCCCTGATATATCATGTGATGTTCCAGCTGACATTTATCAAGATGACAGCAGGCTTTGGGCAATTGATAAGCCCAATATAGCTCAGCCCCCACGTGGGTGGCAGCGGCTGTTACGAATCAGAGGTGAAGGAAGTACCAGATTTGCAGATGT GTACTATCAAGCACCGTCGGGCAAGAGACTTCGATCAATGGTTGAGGTCCAAAA GTACTTGACAGATCATCCAGAGTACCAAGAAGATGGTGTAACTATCTCACGATTTTCGTTCCAAATCCCGAAGCCTTTACAGGAAAACTATGTGAGAAAGCGTCAAGCCAATCAAACAACTTTGCCTCTTGAGGGTGAAG CTCCAAGTCCCCTATCATGGGCTAGTCCAGATGAATGTACAACACTGCAGCTCGGTAGGTCCATACTTCCACCTCCACCGTCCTTCCATATCCCGATTTCTCCTCCGTTCGATCAATCGGCGGAGAAACGAGCAAGGCGGAGTCTGTCGTAA
- the LOC136234706 gene encoding uncharacterized protein, whose product MELINLHSVPAFNFRSGRRLAHSQGRSLFNPQKKQQRSRPTRKTRSFTKDESLISSSHTIQQDKPPPPPLVTALKTSAEQNAASFHFPGHNRGNAAPSSLTNLIGLKPFIHDLPELPELDNLFSPEGPILEAQKLAAELFGSSETWFLVGGTTCGIQAAIMATCSPGQRIILPRNSHISAISGLVLSGAIPKYIFPEYDCSWDITGKVTPSQVEKAIKVLEMEDQKPAAVFVTSPTYHGICSNLIEISQLCHSYGIPVIIDEAHGAHFGFHPQFPQPALKQGVDLVVQSTHKVLCSLTQSSMLHMSGNMIDRERICRCLQTLQSTSPSYLLLASLDAARAQLGENPNAIFNKAMELAIEAKCLINQIPGITLLQQRTRTQTELPAMDPLRLTTGFWQLGLSGYEADDILCRNHNIVSELVGDKHVTFAINLGTREEHVRRLITGLEELSLHRETRNVKVNGGEYVPFADISMSLNPRDAFFANKRRVSVRESLGKVCGELICPYPPGIPITVPGEIITERAMDYLLDVKRKGAVITGASDPCLTSIVICDV is encoded by the exons ATGGAGCTTATT AATCTTCACTCTGTTCCCGCCTTCAACTTCCGTTCAGGAAGAAGACTCGCTCATTCTCAG GGAAGAAGCCTTTTCAATCCACAAAAGAAACAGCAAAGAAGTAGGCCAACTCGAAAAACTCGATCATTCACGAAAGATGAATCTCTAATTTCCAGTTCTCATACAATTCAGCAAGATaagcctcctcctcctccactTGTTACTGCATTAAAAACATCAGCTGAGCAAAATGCAGCTAGTTTTCATTTTCCGGGGCATAACAGAGGCAATGCTGCACCATCGTCATTGACGAACCTCATTGGATTGAAACCTTTTATTCATGATTTACCGGAACTACCAGAGCTCGATAACCTTTTTTCGCCTGAGGGTCCGATTTTGGAAGCACAAAAGCTAGCTGCTGAATTGTTTGGATCGTCGGAAACATGGTTTCTTGTTGGAGGTACAACATGTGGAATCCAAGCTGCAATAATGGCAACTTGTTCGCCCGGACAACGTATAATTCTCCCCCGGAATTCACATATATCAGCTATATCTGGTTTGGTATTATCTGGAGCAATACCTAAGTACATTTTCCCAGAATATGATTGTTCTTGGGATATAACAGGAAAAGTTACTCCATCACAG GTGGAGAAAGCTATCAAAGTGTTAGAGATGGAAGATCAGAAACCAGCTGCAGTTTTTGTCACTTCCCCTACTTATCATGGTATATGCAGTAACTTGATTGAGATTTCACAGCTCTGTCATTCCTACGGGATTCCCGTAATCATCGACGAAGCACACGGAGCACATTTCGGATTTCATCCTCAATTCCCTCAACCAGCTTTGAAGCAGGGTGTTGATCTGGTTGTACAATCCACACACAAAGTTCTCTGCTCTCTCACTCAATCATCAATGTTACACATGTCCGGAAATATGATCGATAGAGAACGGATTTGCCGATGCCTTCAAACACTTCAAAGCACGAGCCCGAGTTATCTACTTTTAGCATCATTAGATGCTGCTAGAGCTCAACTTGGTGAAAATCCCAACGCTATATTCAACAAAGCAATGGAATTAGCCATTGAGGCAAAATGCCTCATTAATCAGATTCCAGGTATTACATTGCTTCAGCAACGAACCCGAACCCAAACTGAACTTCCCGCCATGGATCCATTGCGCCTCACTACTGGTTTTTGGCAGCTCGGTTTATCTGGTTATGAAGCAGATGATATCTTATGTAGGAATCATAACATTGTATCCGAGCTTGTTGGGGACAAACATGTTACATTCGCAATTAATCTCGGAACTCGTGAAGAACATGTTCGGAGGCTGATCACCGGACTGGAGGAATTATCTTTGCATAGAGAAACAAGAAATGTAAAGGTAAATGGTGGAGAATATGTACCTTTTGCTGATATTAGTATGAGTTTGAATCCGAGAGATGCGTTTTTCGCGAATAAAAGGCGAGTGAGTGTTAGAGAAAGTCTGGGAAAGGTATGTGGTGAACTTATATGTCCATATCCGCCGGGGATACCTATAACTGTTCCAGGTGAGATTATCACGGAACGGGCTATGGATTATCTGCTGGATGTTAAACGGAAGGGTGCTGTTATTACCGGTGCTTCGGATCCTTGTCTGACTTCCATAGTAATCTGTGATGTGTGA